The following DNA comes from Peribacillus sp. FSL E2-0218.
CGTTCAAGGAGTTGAGCGATCATGTTTGCCAGGATTTCGGATTCCGTCATACTTTGAGCACCGATCTTCACCGTAGTTTCTGAAGAAGAACCCAATCCAGGCAAAGAACAGCCACTGATGACCAAAGTACAAGCCAACAGGGCGATTATCATTGAAGTTTTTATTTTGTTATGCATTGGTATTCCTCCTCAAGCAGCTTCCTTCATTCCCTTTAATCCTTTAGGAACGACTTTTCGTTCTATGATCGAGAATACATAATCGACCACGATGGCCATGATAATGACTGGCACTGCACCAGCGATGATATATTCTGTTTGGTATAAATTCAAACCGATGAAAATGTAATCCCCGAGTCCTCCGCCTCCGATGAAGGAAGCCAAGGTGGCCCAACCTATTAAATAGACGGAAGCGGTGCGAATCCCTGCCATGATGACGGATAAGGCAAGCGGAAATTCAACAAGGCGGATCCGCTCCCAGCTGGTCATCCCGATGCCCCGCCCGGATTCCAGCAAATTTTCATTTACTCCTTTGATGCCTGTATATGTATTCCTGAGTATGGGTAAAACAGAATAGAAAAATAAGGCAATAATTGCGGGTGTCTTCCCTACCCCGAGGAAAGGAATGAAAAAGGCAAGTACTGCAAGACTCGGCAGCGTCTGCATAATATTAGCAATCCCGATTATAAAGGAAGCGCTCCTTTTCATGCGAGTCAGCAGAATGCCAAGGGGGACGGCAATAATTATTCCAAGAAACACGGCGATCAAAGATATGTATAAATGTTCCCATGCCTTAAACATCAATTCTTGCCAGTTCGTTTGTAAAAAATCAAGCAAAGTTTCCATCTTATACACCTCCTAGAACATTTCAACCATTTCAGCTATTTGACTTTCTTCCTCTCCCCAGATGCTGTCATATACAATATCGACTAGTGTTGCCCTGGTGACAATTCCGACCAGGCGTTTATTGTGATCAACTACCGGCACATATTTGAATCCCCGTTTCAGGATCTTTTGAACCGAATCACGGATTAAAGAATCTTGTTTCACTGAATATACTTCTGTATTGATCACTTCACTGATGAATGTAGCTTTTTTACGGTATTCACTGATCGTTTCTACATCCACGTAGCCCTTCAACGTATTTTGCTCA
Coding sequences within:
- a CDS encoding ABC transporter permease translates to METLLDFLQTNWQELMFKAWEHLYISLIAVFLGIIIAVPLGILLTRMKRSASFIIGIANIMQTLPSLAVLAFFIPFLGVGKTPAIIALFFYSVLPILRNTYTGIKGVNENLLESGRGIGMTSWERIRLVEFPLALSVIMAGIRTASVYLIGWATLASFIGGGGLGDYIFIGLNLYQTEYIIAGAVPVIIMAIVVDYVFSIIERKVVPKGLKGMKEAA